Proteins found in one Petrotoga miotherma DSM 10691 genomic segment:
- a CDS encoding carbohydrate kinase family protein, translating into MAILCAGEILFDFISKSPNKGLGESGLFEKRPGGSPFNVAVGLAKLGADVSFLTKIAQDQFGKFLFEYLKENGVNTDYSFRAEGLKTCLAFAAVDAQGKAEYEFYRDDAADTRLELKDIANLQYEKFNIFHFGSIALIDEPTSSTLTRLFDNFISRGLLTSFDPNVRKSLLKNRESYNNLVKSIIKKVDILKMSDDDLFYITEKKDVEEAIRTLSIKEGSILFVTLGSEGSLVYKDGIIERVPGYKVKVVETVGCGDSFMAGILYKLRDLSKEDFYSISVEELVDYANFANKCAAVVATKQGAANAMPTLSEVRQFEFL; encoded by the coding sequence ATTCTCTGTGCGGGTGAAATTCTCTTTGATTTTATATCGAAGTCTCCTAACAAAGGACTTGGAGAAAGTGGGCTTTTTGAGAAGCGACCTGGAGGATCTCCTTTTAATGTGGCTGTAGGCCTTGCAAAGTTAGGTGCCGATGTTTCTTTTTTAACGAAGATAGCTCAGGATCAATTTGGTAAATTTCTTTTTGAGTACTTAAAAGAAAATGGAGTGAATACTGACTATTCTTTTAGGGCTGAGGGGTTGAAAACTTGTTTGGCTTTTGCTGCAGTTGATGCTCAAGGAAAGGCTGAATATGAATTTTATAGAGATGATGCTGCAGATACGAGGTTAGAATTAAAAGACATAGCGAATTTGCAGTATGAAAAATTTAATATCTTTCATTTTGGTTCTATAGCTCTTATAGATGAACCTACATCGAGTACTTTGACTAGATTGTTTGACAATTTTATCTCTCGAGGTTTATTAACCTCTTTTGATCCTAACGTTAGAAAGTCTTTGTTGAAAAATAGGGAAAGTTACAACAATCTTGTGAAGAGTATAATTAAAAAAGTTGATATATTGAAGATGAGCGATGATGATCTATTTTATATAACTGAAAAAAAAGATGTTGAAGAAGCTATTAGAACACTTTCCATCAAAGAAGGTTCTATTTTGTTTGTGACTTTAGGAAGTGAAGGTTCTTTGGTTTATAAAGATGGTATTATTGAAAGAGTTCCGGGTTATAAAGTAAAAGTTGTTGAAACTGTAGGTTGTGGAGATTCTTTCATGGCAGGCATTTTGTATAAGTTAAGGGATTTATCTAAGGAGGATTTTTACAGTATTTCTGTAGAAGAACTTGTCGACTATGCGAATTTTGCTAATAAGTGTGCAGCTGTTGTTGCTACGAAACAAGGTGCTGCGAATGCTATGCCAACTTTATCTGAAGTTAGACAATTTGAATTTTTATAA